One genomic window of Phycisphaerales bacterium includes the following:
- a CDS encoding UDP-3-O-acyl-N-acetylglucosamine deacetylase, which produces MTATTPHPVVRKTLAGDATLDGRGLFSGKHATITFKPSDRGLTITRADIAASIPVRSDAVTSTAVHGGHLSGPPRSTNLARGHAYVATVEHALSALSGLGITDCEIEIDGLEVPIFDGSARPFVEAIEKAGVRSVEGELEPVTIEQPIKLEHLNTSIVAEPREKPGWSVTYNLDYGASASIAAQTATWDGSAEAYIREIAPARTFCLEHEANALQRAGLFEGLTPADMLVIGPEGPIDNAYRFELEPAGHKLLDVIGDLALAGRPIQADIIATRSGHQMNQRLASALVNRFPRHAIEPRA; this is translated from the coding sequence ATGACGGCGACGACGCCACACCCCGTCGTACGCAAGACCCTGGCCGGCGACGCGACGCTCGACGGGCGAGGCCTCTTCTCGGGCAAGCACGCCACCATCACCTTCAAGCCCAGCGACCGCGGGCTCACGATAACCCGGGCCGACATCGCCGCGTCGATTCCCGTGCGATCCGACGCCGTCACCAGCACGGCCGTACATGGCGGACACCTGAGCGGCCCGCCGCGCAGCACGAACCTGGCGCGCGGGCACGCCTACGTCGCCACCGTCGAGCACGCGCTCTCGGCCCTCTCCGGCCTTGGCATCACCGACTGCGAGATCGAGATCGATGGCCTGGAGGTCCCCATCTTTGACGGCTCAGCCCGGCCATTCGTCGAGGCGATCGAAAAGGCCGGCGTGCGCAGCGTCGAGGGCGAGCTCGAGCCCGTCACGATCGAGCAGCCCATCAAGCTCGAGCACCTGAACACGTCGATCGTCGCAGAGCCCCGCGAGAAGCCGGGCTGGTCGGTCACGTACAACCTCGACTACGGCGCGAGCGCCTCCATCGCCGCCCAGACCGCGACGTGGGACGGCTCGGCCGAGGCCTATATCCGCGAGATTGCGCCCGCGCGCACGTTCTGCCTGGAGCACGAGGCCAACGCCCTGCAGCGCGCCGGGCTCTTCGAGGGCCTGACGCCCGCCGACATGCTCGTCATCGGCCCCGAAGGCCCGATCGACAATGCCTACCGCTTCGAACTCGAGCCCGCCGGCCACAAGCTGCTCGACGTCATCGGCGACCTCGCGCTCGCGGGCCGGCCTATCCAGGCCGACATTATCGCGACGCGATCGGGCCACCAGATGAACCAGCGCCTCGCAAGCGCCCTCGTCAACCGGTTCCCCCGGCACGCCATCGAGCCCCGAGCCTGA
- a CDS encoding NAD(P)H-dependent oxidoreductase — protein sequence MDQKLIDRAPATYDDLRAVFVNCTLKKSPSTSHTQGLMDKSIRLMQKACVSVESIRLVDHEVPPGVQPDMTKDGYDADEWPAIHEKIMEANILVVGTPIWLGEKSSVCTKLIERLYSNSGDLNDHGQSDFYGRVGGCVITGNEDGVKHCSMSVLYGLSHVGFTIPPQADAGWIGEAGPGPSYLDEESNSEDNDFTNRNLTIMTWNLIHFARLLKDAGGVPAFGNQRDKWKDGERFGFEK from the coding sequence ATGGACCAGAAGCTCATCGATCGCGCGCCGGCGACGTACGACGACCTCCGCGCCGTCTTCGTCAACTGCACGCTCAAGAAGTCGCCGAGTACGAGCCACACGCAGGGCCTCATGGACAAGTCGATCCGCCTCATGCAGAAGGCGTGCGTCTCGGTCGAGAGCATCCGCCTGGTCGACCACGAGGTGCCTCCGGGCGTGCAGCCCGACATGACCAAGGACGGCTACGACGCCGACGAGTGGCCCGCGATCCACGAGAAGATCATGGAGGCGAACATCCTCGTCGTCGGCACGCCCATCTGGCTGGGCGAGAAGAGCTCGGTGTGCACGAAGCTCATCGAGCGGCTCTATAGTAACTCGGGCGATCTGAATGACCACGGCCAGTCTGACTTCTACGGCCGCGTGGGCGGCTGCGTCATCACGGGCAACGAGGACGGCGTGAAGCATTGCTCCATGAGCGTCCTGTACGGCCTCTCGCACGTCGGCTTCACGATTCCGCCGCAGGCCGACGCGGGCTGGATCGGCGAGGCGGGACCGGGGCCGAGTTATCTCGACGAAGAGTCGAACTCCGAGGACAACGACTTCACGAATCGCAACCTGACGATCATGACGTGGAACCTGATCCATTTCGCGCGTTTGCTCAAGGACGCCGGCGGCGTGCCGGCCTTTGGCAACCAACGCGACAAGTGGAAGGACGGCGAGCGCTTCGGCTTCGAAAAGTAG
- a CDS encoding OmpH family outer membrane protein: protein MPMSMNRHAIASNPKANAGLGLLALVAIAISTVALLRPQADASAAAKTAPTSVATVDLVTLITQLDEFKIVDERIKGEAEGVRAEIKQLTEKIDGLTADLERLDPASDAYDQIFRERNMEVGLREVRGSMLIKWQQEDTARVLTDLYEKALEAVETVAKRDGWEVVIHAGQPLFVPRNPNVRAEAAVDFVENFIQTRRVIYAGDSVDITNSVVQHMNNQFARGG, encoded by the coding sequence ATGCCGATGTCCATGAACCGACACGCCATTGCAAGCAACCCGAAGGCCAACGCCGGCCTGGGCCTGCTCGCCCTCGTCGCCATCGCGATCTCGACCGTCGCCCTGCTCAGGCCGCAAGCCGACGCTTCCGCCGCCGCCAAGACCGCGCCGACCTCGGTTGCCACGGTCGACCTGGTGACCCTCATCACCCAGCTCGACGAGTTCAAGATCGTGGACGAGCGGATCAAGGGCGAAGCCGAAGGCGTGCGCGCCGAGATCAAGCAGCTCACCGAGAAGATCGATGGCCTCACCGCCGATCTCGAGCGCCTCGACCCCGCCAGCGACGCCTACGACCAGATCTTCCGCGAACGAAACATGGAAGTCGGCCTCCGCGAGGTTCGCGGGTCGATGCTCATCAAGTGGCAGCAGGAAGACACCGCCCGGGTCTTGACCGACCTGTACGAAAAGGCCCTGGAAGCCGTCGAGACGGTCGCCAAGCGTGACGGCTGGGAGGTCGTCATCCACGCCGGACAGCCCTTGTTCGTGCCGCGGAACCCCAACGTGCGGGCCGAGGCCGCCGTGGACTTTGTGGAGAACTTCATCCAAACTCGCCGAGTCATCTACGCCGGCGATAGCGTGGACATCACCAACAGCGTGGTGCAGCACATGAACAACCAGTTCGCCAGGGGAGGCTGA
- the lpxD gene encoding UDP-3-O-(3-hydroxymyristoyl)glucosamine N-acyltransferase → MRTSATAQQSKPEARSEAATSAMNDARPQATTTGTLAEILGARLVGPADVPLADIAPLDKATPGALTFIRDQRHASAWNTSNASAALVTEGVRLDESDADRAILYVPDADRALLTLLEAFAEHAAPPPVEPGVDATAQVDPSAAVEGASIGPMCVVGPGCRVAPGAVLVARVTLGPNVSVGAESVLHPGVVVQHGCSVGERCTLHPGVVVGADGFGYLPGPKGAIKIPHLGAVVIEDEAEIGANTCIDRGKLADTRVGRGTKIDNLCQIGHNGDIGEHVIICGCCSIAGSVTIGDGATIAGSVAVSDGVKIGKGATIGARSGVINDVPAGETWLGAPAMPAREAAANYAQFRTLSKDLRQLRKRLRDA, encoded by the coding sequence GTGCGTACATCCGCGACCGCCCAGCAATCCAAGCCAGAGGCCAGATCTGAGGCCGCCACGAGCGCGATGAACGACGCGAGGCCCCAGGCCACCACCACGGGCACGCTGGCCGAAATCCTCGGCGCCCGCCTGGTGGGCCCGGCCGACGTCCCCCTTGCCGACATCGCCCCGCTCGACAAGGCCACGCCGGGCGCGCTCACCTTCATCCGCGACCAGCGCCACGCCTCGGCCTGGAACACCTCCAACGCCTCGGCGGCGCTCGTGACCGAGGGCGTCCGCCTCGACGAGTCCGACGCCGACCGCGCGATCCTCTACGTTCCTGATGCCGATCGCGCGTTGCTCACGCTGCTCGAAGCCTTCGCCGAGCACGCCGCCCCGCCGCCGGTCGAGCCGGGCGTCGACGCCACCGCCCAGGTCGATCCATCCGCCGCCGTCGAGGGCGCCTCGATCGGGCCCATGTGCGTGGTCGGCCCGGGCTGCCGCGTCGCGCCCGGGGCCGTGCTCGTCGCCCGCGTTACGCTCGGCCCGAACGTCTCGGTGGGCGCCGAGTCGGTGCTGCACCCAGGCGTCGTCGTCCAGCACGGTTGCAGCGTGGGCGAGCGCTGCACGCTGCACCCCGGCGTCGTCGTCGGGGCCGACGGCTTCGGCTACCTGCCCGGGCCCAAGGGCGCCATCAAGATCCCACACCTTGGCGCCGTGGTCATCGAGGACGAGGCCGAGATCGGCGCCAATACCTGCATCGACCGCGGCAAGCTGGCCGACACGCGCGTCGGCCGCGGTACCAAGATCGACAACCTCTGCCAGATCGGCCACAACGGCGACATCGGCGAGCACGTCATCATCTGCGGCTGCTGCTCCATCGCCGGCAGCGTCACGATCGGTGACGGCGCGACCATCGCCGGCTCGGTCGCCGTGAGCGACGGTGTCAAGATCGGCAAGGGCGCCACCATCGGCGCGCGCAGCGGCGTCATCAACGACGTACCCGCCGGCGAGACGTGGCTCGGCGCGCCCGCCATGCCAGCGCGCGAGGCCGCGGCCAACTACGCCCAGTTCCGCACGCTCTCGAAGGACCTTCGCCAGCTTCGGAAGCGCCTCCGCGACGCATGA